A genomic segment from Campylobacter sp. MG1 encodes:
- a CDS encoding DUF6892 domain-containing protein, which produces MFEGNKPHFWGGSTYISDFWIYYGENIDGEIKKLNNTLSIHFSPKPIKKPANYKIKNNLVNALHFDNLNFKLAVIQVLMYDLEILEPYFDIYDFAEQYNGKEIDTESETIIKPALNFFKKLPIPKELATKVEEIYMDG; this is translated from the coding sequence ATGTTTGAAGGTAATAAGCCTCATTTTTGGGGTGGCTCTACTTATATTAGTGATTTTTGGATATATTATGGCGAAAATATAGATGGTGAAATCAAAAAATTAAACAACACTCTTTCTATCCATTTCTCACCAAAACCTATCAAAAAACCAGCTAATTATAAGATTAAAAATAATCTTGTAAACGCCTTACATTTTGATAATTTAAATTTTAAACTTGCCGTTATACAAGTGTTGATGTATGATTTAGAAATTTTAGAACCATATTTTGATATTTATGATTTTGCAGAGCAATATAATGGCAAAGAAATTGATACAGAAAGCGAAACTATTATAAAACCTGCACTTAATTTTTTCAAAAAATTGCCGATACCAAAAGAGCTTGCAACTAAGGTTGAGGAAATTTATATGGATGGCTGA
- a CDS encoding DUF7638 domain-containing protein — protein sequence MMITSNPFKMEYKSKLYSRLDDNDTFIFYNFKGEFYLTTLIAYEDKTLKIGMLEKEYFSLEEIKDMFDKNILTTEVKDKFFIKDFAEIKIESIGYFVKKSQKFKEIEDMMKKVCGEKTTLELCKEAYHQYLSYQCDYTKEKLRKAYEAVPEHERIYLEDMDSKDWDYQRILYSNEKREV from the coding sequence ATGATGATTACTTCAAATCCATTTAAAATGGAATATAAATCTAAATTATACAGCCGTTTAGATGATAATGATACTTTTATTTTTTACAATTTTAAAGGAGAATTTTATTTAACTACTTTAATAGCTTACGAGGACAAAACTTTAAAAATTGGAATGTTAGAAAAAGAATACTTTTCTTTAGAAGAAATAAAAGATATGTTTGATAAAAATATTCTTACAACAGAGGTAAAGGATAAATTTTTTATAAAAGATTTTGCGGAGATAAAAATAGAAAGTATTGGCTATTTTGTAAAAAAAAGCCAAAAATTTAAAGAGATAGAAGATATGATGAAAAAAGTTTGCGGAGAGAAAACAACTCTTGAATTATGTAAAGAAGCATATCATCAGTATTTGTCTTACCAATGTGACTATACAAAAGAGAAATTAAGAAAAGCTTATGAGGCTGTTCCAGAACATGAAAGAATTTATCTAGAGGATATGGATTCTAAAGATTGGGACTACCAAAGAATTTTATATTCTAATGAAAAAAGAGAGGTATAA
- a CDS encoding DUF7638 domain-containing protein, translating to MKNIYRFQRIEGRYIPGIIKNGNYFFTTVAIYEVGVINC from the coding sequence ATGAAAAATATTTATCGTTTCCAAAGAATTGAAGGAAGATACATTCCAGGTATTATAAAAAATGGAAATTATTTTTTTACAACAGTAGCTATTTATGAAGTTGGAGTAATTAACTGTTGA
- a CDS encoding SMI1/KNR4 family protein: MNKSNIYFANFDFTNFWDDSDYALEEYVNDIPSDELMKSIEKELGYKLPDSYIYLSKQHNGGIPVNTCFPTNKPTMWAKDHIEITGIMGIGRDKDCSLCGRFGSQFMISEWGYPNIGVAICDTPTDGHNMIFLDYRECGIKGEPKVVNIDQENDYEITHLADNFEKFICGLVSRENFNYD; the protein is encoded by the coding sequence ATGAATAAAAGCAATATTTATTTTGCAAATTTTGATTTTACGAATTTTTGGGATGATAGTGATTATGCTTTAGAAGAGTATGTAAATGATATTCCATCAGATGAGCTAATGAAAAGCATAGAGAAAGAATTAGGCTATAAATTGCCTGATTCTTATATTTATCTTTCAAAACAGCATAATGGTGGTATTCCTGTTAATACTTGTTTTCCTACAAATAAACCTACAATGTGGGCAAAAGACCATATTGAAATTACTGGGATTATGGGTATTGGGCGAGATAAAGATTGTTCTTTATGTGGGAGATTTGGTAGTCAATTTATGATTAGTGAATGGGGATATCCTAATATTGGTGTAGCAATTTGTGATACTCCTACCGATGGGCATAATATGATTTTTTTAGATTATAGAGAATGTGGAATCAAAGGAGAGCCTAAAGTAGTAAATATTGATCAAGAAAATGATTATGAAATTACGCATTTAGCCGATAATTTTGAGAAATTTATATGTGGTTTAGTAAGTAGAGAAAATTTTAATTATGATTAG
- a CDS encoding DUF4259 domain-containing protein — MYSIFDNDIAYKALNDLKNSKNIIGDIEKYFDKVINSKHIELDECYYALVSAAIIDSVVNNTQYRCDEDFLEWVKTLKKLNFSSLIQKAIKAIDSIVLSNSKLKEIWSSNKWQVANIAMKERLANNLNILEQCQKLNEESEFEKIITILEILEKNIPEIDSELARAYANLGANNNDKKLLYKAIELLKPHKVYFADDYFYNYRMGFANYYLNEILNALNYFNKALEIKPNDEDSKNYIESCLTMLSLPKFEKTFKKRVENAWNEFLKNEAKLRNLIDTSKVSENSEELVEFCGDILHIAFKDISFELGFNGEKYELILISEGDLINLFELDYFAKNTPKEIFKHWNIVLGRQAHKNMGIVISDLKVDGNDVKVWLDIDENETWYDDVDGRYIGLSIYCEKLLPLCKDDYNRAYWMLAALVDQNLGELFCMKYIQAFDILDTPKDENFILLTNLPEKLQELDFKLDVNAQNLLENYFGYKGEAIKDSDEFRLDIMSGVTCCHPIVNAYLKNDEYYINKLYENGSVAGFLAYPLCDFQGDDIVKEIFNFRDSLEEYLLNNCENSITLIGGATGENYGYVDFIAWDIDDVLKNAKEFFNNTDIRWACFNVFRKEAFYVPLKNEDTKQVEQSITFNPNNIE; from the coding sequence ATGTATAGTATTTTTGATAATGATATAGCTTATAAAGCTTTAAATGATTTAAAAAATTCAAAAAACATTATTGGTGATATTGAAAAATATTTTGATAAAGTGATTAATTCTAAGCATATAGAATTAGATGAATGTTATTATGCTTTAGTATCAGCGGCAATAATTGATAGTGTGGTTAACAATACGCAATATAGATGTGATGAAGATTTTTTAGAATGGGTCAAAACACTTAAAAAGCTTAACTTTTCTTCACTTATACAAAAAGCTATAAAAGCTATTGATAGCATTGTTTTAAGCAATTCTAAATTAAAAGAAATATGGTCAAGCAATAAATGGCAAGTAGCTAATATTGCTATGAAAGAAAGACTTGCTAACAATTTAAATATTTTAGAGCAATGTCAAAAGCTAAATGAAGAAAGTGAATTTGAAAAAATAATCACTATTTTAGAAATTTTAGAAAAAAATATCCCAGAAATTGATAGCGAACTAGCTCGTGCTTACGCAAATTTAGGAGCTAATAATAATGATAAGAAATTGCTTTATAAAGCGATTGAATTATTAAAGCCTCATAAAGTTTATTTTGCCGATGATTATTTTTACAATTACAGAATGGGTTTTGCAAATTACTATCTTAACGAGATTTTAAATGCTTTAAATTATTTTAATAAAGCTTTAGAAATTAAACCTAATGATGAAGATAGTAAAAATTACATTGAAAGTTGTCTAACAATGCTTTCTTTGCCTAAATTTGAAAAAACTTTTAAGAAAAGAGTTGAGAATGCTTGGAATGAGTTTTTAAAAAACGAAGCAAAACTTCGTAATCTTATAGATACTTCTAAAGTATCTGAAAATAGCGAAGAATTAGTAGAATTTTGTGGTGATATACTTCATATCGCTTTTAAAGATATTTCATTTGAATTGGGATTTAACGGCGAAAAATACGAACTTATTCTCATATCAGAAGGAGATTTGATAAATTTATTTGAGCTAGATTATTTTGCAAAAAATACACCGAAGGAAATATTTAAACATTGGAATATTGTATTAGGAAGACAAGCACACAAAAATATGGGAATTGTCATAAGTGATTTAAAAGTTGATGGCAATGATGTAAAAGTTTGGCTTGATATAGATGAAAATGAAACTTGGTATGATGATGTAGATGGTAGATATATTGGCCTAAGTATTTATTGTGAAAAATTATTACCTTTATGTAAAGATGATTACAATAGAGCATATTGGATGCTTGCTGCATTAGTTGACCAAAATTTAGGCGAATTATTTTGTATGAAATATATCCAAGCTTTTGATATTTTAGATACACCTAAAGATGAAAATTTTATTTTGCTTACAAATTTGCCTGAAAAATTACAAGAATTAGATTTTAAATTAGATGTTAATGCACAAAATTTACTTGAAAATTATTTTGGATATAAAGGAGAGGCAATAAAAGATAGTGATGAATTTAGGCTAGATATCATGAGCGGAGTTACTTGTTGTCATCCTATAGTTAATGCTTATTTAAAAAATGATGAATATTATATAAATAAACTATATGAAAATGGTAGTGTAGCTGGGTTTTTGGCATATCCTTTGTGTGATTTTCAAGGTGATGATATAGTTAAAGAAATTTTTAATTTTAGAGATAGCTTAGAAGAATATTTGCTTAATAATTGCGAAAATTCAATAACACTAATCGGCGGTGCTACAGGCGAAAATTATGGATATGTAGATTTTATTGCGTGGGATATAGATGATGTTTTAAAAAATGCTAAAGAATTTTTTAATAATACTGATATTAGATGGGCTTGTTTTAATGTATTTAGAAAAGAGGCATTTTATGTGCCTTTAAAAAATGAAGATACAAAACAAGTAGAGCAAAGCATTACATTTAATCCTAATAATATTGAATAA
- a CDS encoding DUF2004 domain-containing protein, producing MSKFNHEFFGVIDTQKDLDNGLGDIFGDGISVLWEEEYKGIIVTLWYDKNYEITNEILDIFSNFLKNYDLHDKNLRLVLKEYLKKDNEYIVFHKDAGLKVPNDISEFVEKMQVNSIALWIGEDFINVDFMINPDESDEILCVKLNNNLEVKSIDWES from the coding sequence ATGAGCAAATTTAATCACGAATTTTTTGGAGTAATTGATACACAAAAAGATTTAGACAATGGTTTAGGAGATATTTTTGGTGATGGAATTAGTGTTCTTTGGGAAGAGGAATATAAGGGAATTATAGTAACGCTTTGGTATGATAAAAACTATGAAATTACAAATGAAATTTTAGATATTTTTTCTAATTTTTTAAAAAATTATGACTTGCATGATAAAAATTTAAGACTTGTACTCAAAGAATATTTAAAAAAAGATAATGAATATATAGTTTTTCATAAAGATGCAGGACTTAAAGTGCCTAATGATATATCAGAATTTGTAGAAAAAATGCAAGTAAATTCTATCGCTTTATGGATTGGAGAAGATTTTATTAATGTTGATTTTATGATTAATCCTGATGAAAGTGATGAAATTTTATGCGTTAAATTAAATAATAATCTAGAAGTAAAGAGTATAGATTGGGAAAGCTAA
- a CDS encoding tetratricopeptide repeat protein: MAKMLDEIKTYWQQIKNEYENKYVDSFLRDYEKSKEFLQRMQNYLLKEQTEFSNSIDIVCTLASVKLELRENKDDCIKLLNDFLNKFENIFNNTQKARIYTNMAFYADYSTLTLKYLKKAFNLKSNFSQTYKGLGLYYFSEYEIYQDNKILSLSKKYFEIAKNMSENYENNFNYAVCLYELNEYEKAKEIFINLLKQYPNRMRIMLCISYCEAYLKNKEKSKFYLQQVKSDIDDNYHLETDNISEYEIYNVYYVLNELDEYLNYWSEDDILKYYIADWRHYFYALWIKNKKELFFKFEKQYKEYFKNSIKEAIIDEDYESEEEKQEFIDDCKKESKEFDEIIENIKNGILKPEIKLPLYPEYSCFMIDCIRHNF; the protein is encoded by the coding sequence ATGGCAAAAATGCTAGATGAAATTAAAACCTATTGGCAGCAAATAAAAAACGAATACGAAAATAAATATGTGGATAGTTTTTTAAGAGATTATGAAAAATCAAAAGAATTTCTTCAAAGAATGCAAAATTATTTATTAAAAGAACAAACCGAATTTTCTAATAGTATTGATATTGTATGCACGCTTGCTTCTGTAAAATTAGAGCTTAGAGAAAATAAAGATGATTGTATAAAATTATTAAATGATTTTTTAAATAAATTTGAAAATATTTTTAATAATACACAAAAAGCAAGAATTTATACAAATATGGCTTTTTATGCTGATTATTCTACTCTTACATTAAAATATTTAAAAAAGGCTTTTAATTTAAAATCTAATTTTTCACAAACATATAAAGGACTTGGACTATATTATTTTAGTGAATATGAAATTTATCAAGATAATAAAATTTTATCGTTAAGCAAGAAATATTTTGAAATAGCGAAAAATATGAGTGAAAATTACGAAAATAATTTTAATTATGCGGTATGTTTATATGAGCTTAATGAATATGAAAAAGCCAAAGAAATATTTATAAATTTATTAAAACAATATCCTAATAGAATGAGAATTATGCTTTGCATTTCTTATTGTGAAGCATATTTAAAAAATAAAGAAAAATCAAAATTTTATTTACAACAAGTAAAAAGCGACATAGATGATAACTATCATCTAGAAACTGATAATATATCAGAATATGAAATTTATAATGTATATTATGTACTTAACGAACTTGATGAATATTTAAATTACTGGAGTGAAGATGATATTTTAAAATATTATATAGCCGATTGGAGGCATTATTTTTATGCTCTATGGATAAAAAATAAAAAAGAGTTATTTTTTAAATTTGAAAAACAATACAAAGAATATTTTAAAAACTCTATAAAAGAAGCAATTATTGATGAAGATTATGAAAGCGAAGAAGAAAAACAAGAATTTATTGATGATTGTAAAAAGGAGTCAAAAGAATTTGATGAAATAATAGAGAATATAAAAAATGGCATTTTAAAACCTGAAATTAAATTACCCTTATATCCTGAATATTCTTGTTTTATGATAGATTGTATTAGACATAATTTCTAA
- the guaA gene encoding glutamine-hydrolyzing GMP synthase — MEKADILVLDFGSQYTQLIARRLREQGVYTLILPFNVSVNEIKSYEPKGIILSGGPASVYANDAYFCDKEIFNLGLPILGICYGMQLMAHHFGAVVAPAGHKEYGKARIDIKSDSCLFNNLPKSQIVWMSHSDKVENLPDGFKVVATSENSPFCAFANEERKMYALQFHPEVQHSEFGKSILKNFAKYACNCESIWNMGSFAKTQIEKIKEQVGDKKVLCAISGGVDSSVVAALLASAIKEQTILVFVDTGLLRKNEKEQVESMLKLKFGIELNTIDAREIFLKKLKGVTDPETKRKIIGNTFIEIFEYFAKKQEGVEFLAQGTLYTDIIESSVVGSSKTIKSHHNVGGLPEKMNLKLVEPLKEIFKDEVRLLGLELGLTKDLVYRHPFPGPGLAIRIMGEVNEESLNILKEADDIFIQELKANGYYDKTWQAFCVLLNVRSVGVMGDNRTYDNAIALRAVDASDGMTATFSHLPYELLENVSRRIINEVNGINRVVYDISSKPPATIEWE; from the coding sequence ATGGAAAAGGCAGATATTTTAGTGCTTGATTTTGGGTCGCAATACACCCAACTAATTGCTAGAAGGCTAAGAGAGCAGGGGGTTTATACGCTTATTTTACCATTTAATGTGAGTGTAAATGAAATAAAAAGTTATGAACCTAAAGGAATTATTTTAAGTGGTGGTCCTGCTAGTGTTTATGCAAATGATGCTTATTTTTGTGATAAAGAAATTTTTAATTTAGGATTACCGATTTTAGGAATTTGTTATGGAATGCAATTAATGGCTCATCATTTTGGAGCAGTTGTTGCACCTGCAGGTCATAAAGAATATGGAAAAGCTAGAATTGACATAAAAAGCGATAGTTGCTTATTTAATAATTTACCAAAATCACAAATAGTATGGATGAGTCATTCTGATAAGGTTGAAAATTTACCTGATGGTTTTAAAGTTGTTGCTACTAGCGAAAATAGCCCATTTTGTGCATTTGCAAATGAAGAAAGAAAAATGTACGCTTTACAATTTCATCCTGAAGTGCAACACAGTGAATTCGGTAAAAGTATTCTTAAAAATTTCGCAAAATACGCTTGTAATTGCGAAAGTATTTGGAATATGGGCTCATTTGCTAAGACACAAATTGAAAAAATTAAAGAGCAAGTTGGAGATAAAAAGGTTCTTTGTGCAATTAGTGGTGGTGTAGATAGTAGCGTTGTGGCTGCATTGCTTGCTAGTGCTATTAAAGAACAAACTATTTTAGTTTTTGTTGATACTGGATTGCTTAGAAAAAATGAAAAAGAGCAAGTAGAAAGTATGCTTAAATTAAAATTCGGAATAGAATTAAATACAATTGATGCAAGAGAAATTTTCTTAAAGAAATTAAAAGGTGTAACAGACCCAGAAACTAAGCGTAAAATTATCGGAAATACCTTTATTGAAATATTTGAATATTTTGCAAAAAAACAAGAAGGTGTTGAATTTTTAGCTCAAGGCACTTTATATACTGATATTATTGAAAGTAGCGTTGTAGGTAGCTCGAAAACAATTAAGAGCCATCACAATGTAGGTGGCTTACCTGAAAAGATGAATTTAAAATTAGTTGAACCTTTAAAAGAAATATTTAAAGACGAAGTAAGATTGCTTGGACTTGAATTAGGTCTTACTAAAGACTTAGTATATCGCCATCCTTTCCCAGGTCCAGGACTTGCAATTAGAATTATGGGTGAAGTAAATGAAGAAAGCCTAAATATCTTAAAAGAAGCTGATGATATTTTCATTCAAGAGCTTAAAGCAAATGGTTATTATGATAAAACTTGGCAAGCATTTTGCGTATTGTTAAATGTAAGAAGCGTTGGAGTAATGGGTGATAATAGAACCTATGATAACGCGATAGCTTTAAGAGCAGTTGATGCAAGTGATGGTATGACAGCTACATTTTCTCATTTACCTTATGAATTATTAGAGAATGTAAGTAGAAGAATTATAAACGAAGTTAATGGAATTAATAGAGTAGTTTATGATATTTCTAGTAAGCCACCTGCAACTATAGAATGGGAATAA
- the nhaD gene encoding sodium:proton antiporter NhaD, whose product MDIAFTWAGILCLVVFIIGYYFIAAEDKYHINKTKPAIFIGTLMFIILGIYLVLNNHNTTHLEEEVKHLIEEIAEIVFFLMVAMTYIEALIERNVFNTLKYKLVTKGYTYRKLFWLTGLLAFFISPVADNLTTALILSTVLLTIDNQKKEFLVPGAINIVVAANAGGAWSPFGDITTLMVWTAGKSPFIDFFALFPASFLGWWLTAFLLSKFVPNVKPNFDSSKMSEERIKDGGKIIILLGALTIFSAVLMHSLFGLPAMWGMMFGLSLLSLYTYRFNVARGKKDINIFHYMTKIEMDTLLFFFGILAAVGALHFAGWLAYASRLYDFAGVTTTNIGVGLLSAIVDNVPVMSAVLKANPNMNIDDWLLVTLTAGIGGSLISFGSAAGVGVMGKMRGIYTFGSHMKYAWTVLLGYVLSVIIWWLQFEYFDLY is encoded by the coding sequence ATGGATATAGCATTTACATGGGCTGGTATTTTATGCCTAGTGGTATTTATCATCGGTTACTATTTTATTGCAGCTGAGGATAAATATCATATAAATAAAACAAAACCAGCAATATTTATTGGGACTTTAATGTTTATAATTTTGGGTATTTATTTAGTTTTAAATAATCACAATACCACACACTTAGAAGAAGAGGTTAAGCATTTAATAGAAGAGATTGCTGAAATAGTGTTTTTCTTAATGGTTGCTATGACTTATATTGAAGCTTTAATTGAGCGTAATGTTTTTAATACCTTAAAATATAAGCTTGTAACAAAGGGATATACTTATAGAAAGTTATTTTGGCTAACTGGGCTTTTAGCATTTTTCATATCTCCTGTTGCTGATAATTTAACTACAGCTTTAATTCTTTCAACCGTTTTACTTACAATTGACAATCAAAAAAAGGAATTTTTAGTTCCTGGTGCTATAAATATAGTTGTAGCTGCAAATGCAGGTGGAGCTTGGAGTCCTTTTGGAGATATTACAACTCTTATGGTTTGGACTGCTGGTAAAAGTCCTTTTATAGACTTTTTCGCATTATTTCCTGCTAGTTTCCTTGGTTGGTGGCTTACTGCGTTTTTATTAAGCAAATTCGTTCCAAATGTAAAACCTAATTTTGATTCAAGTAAAATGAGTGAGGAAAGAATAAAAGATGGTGGAAAAATCATTATTTTATTGGGTGCTTTAACGATTTTTAGTGCAGTTTTAATGCACTCATTATTTGGTTTACCTGCTATGTGGGGAATGATGTTTGGTTTATCACTTTTAAGTCTTTATACTTATAGATTTAATGTCGCTCGTGGTAAAAAAGATATAAATATTTTTCATTATATGACAAAAATTGAAATGGATACATTGTTATTTTTCTTTGGTATTTTAGCCGCTGTTGGAGCACTTCATTTTGCAGGTTGGCTAGCTTATGCTTCAAGATTATATGATTTTGCTGGAGTTACTACTACAAATATCGGAGTAGGGCTTTTAAGTGCTATTGTAGATAATGTGCCTGTTATGAGTGCGGTTTTAAAAGCAAATCCAAATATGAATATAGATGATTGGCTTTTAGTAACTCTAACAGCTGGAATAGGGGGTTCATTAATTAGTTTTGGTTCTGCTGCTGGGGTTGGAGTAATGGGTAAAATGCGTGGAATTTATACCTTTGGCTCTCATATGAAATATGCTTGGACTGTTTTATTAGGTTATGTTCTAAGTGTTATCATTTGGTGGTTACAATTTGAATATTTTGATTTATATTAG
- the uvrC gene encoding excinuclease ABC subunit UvrC, with protein MQNLSLLKQIKDLPDSPGVYRYYKDNILLYVGKAKNLKKRVKSYFVFSPVFGANPRNSARIINLIEQTTHLEYTKTNSELDALILENSLIKQLHPKYNILLRDDKTYPYICINLSDEYPRLEITRKVKNDNLIKYYGPYTSGVKELLDALYLCYPLRQMKSCKKRCIFYDINRCIAPCEFNVKNEYSNILKGALSALKNPKQMLSILNDKMLKFAENENYEEAAKIRDMVKTINNLNKNIEVDLACDIDFDVFAIVSSDKYIASTRLIINHGKVISVINEKIENKVGDFFTQLLFANYKEGIIPSNIYIENIYNDAKIASEYLSNKAKHKVNIKITKNKDILKLIELAKNNAKITLENTDNNIIEKLKLFFNLNHSPYKIEIFDNSHFQGQAVVGAMVSYNLNTNEFEKNNYRIYNLNSNNDYNQMEEMLIRRIKSFDELSCPDLWIIDGGKTLLNLANELLAQNEINLDVIAISKEKLNHLSHRAKGSAKDILHYNDEEYRLKPNDEILQLIQKLRDEAHRFAISNHKKHKRKEDIKSSKLEKLGISKANILKLLNYYGNYEKIYEASYEELLKITNKNIANKIKQNI; from the coding sequence ATGCAAAACTTAAGTCTATTAAAACAAATTAAAGACTTGCCAGATTCACCTGGTGTTTATAGATATTATAAGGATAATATATTACTTTATGTTGGTAAAGCTAAAAATCTTAAAAAACGTGTAAAAAGTTATTTTGTTTTTAGTCCTGTGTTTGGAGCTAATCCTAGAAATTCAGCAAGAATTATAAATTTAATAGAACAAACAACTCATTTAGAATATACTAAAACTAATTCAGAATTAGATGCTTTAATTTTAGAAAATTCACTCATAAAACAATTACACCCAAAATATAATATTTTATTAAGAGATGATAAGACATATCCTTATATTTGTATAAATTTATCAGATGAATACCCAAGATTAGAAATTACTAGAAAAGTAAAAAATGATAATTTAATAAAATACTATGGACCATATACAAGTGGTGTTAAAGAATTATTAGATGCTTTATATTTATGTTATCCATTAAGACAAATGAAAAGTTGTAAAAAAAGATGTATTTTTTATGATATTAATAGATGTATTGCTCCTTGTGAATTTAATGTAAAAAATGAATATAGTAATATTTTAAAAGGTGCTTTAAGTGCGTTAAAGAATCCTAAGCAAATGTTGAGTATTTTAAATGATAAAATGCTTAAATTTGCAGAAAATGAAAACTACGAAGAAGCAGCAAAAATTAGAGATATGGTAAAAACTATTAATAATTTAAATAAAAATATAGAAGTTGATTTAGCTTGTGATATAGATTTTGATGTTTTTGCTATTGTTAGTAGTGATAAATATATTGCTAGTACTAGGCTAATAATTAACCATGGTAAAGTTATTAGTGTAATCAATGAAAAAATTGAAAATAAAGTAGGAGATTTTTTTACACAATTATTATTTGCAAATTATAAAGAAGGTATAATTCCAAGTAATATTTATATTGAAAATATTTATAATGATGCAAAAATAGCTAGTGAATATTTGAGTAATAAAGCAAAACATAAAGTTAATATAAAAATAACTAAAAATAAAGATATATTAAAATTGATAGAATTAGCTAAAAATAATGCAAAAATTACCCTAGAAAATACTGATAATAATATTATAGAAAAATTAAAACTATTTTTTAATCTTAATCACAGTCCGTATAAAATTGAAATTTTTGATAACTCACATTTTCAAGGTCAAGCTGTAGTTGGTGCCATGGTAAGTTATAATTTAAATACTAATGAATTTGAAAAAAATAATTATAGAATTTATAATTTAAATTCAAATAACGATTATAATCAAATGGAAGAAATGCTTATAAGGAGAATAAAGTCCTTTGATGAATTATCATGCCCTGATTTGTGGATAATTGATGGTGGTAAAACTTTACTTAATTTAGCAAACGAGCTTTTAGCTCAAAATGAAATAAATTTAGATGTAATTGCTATATCAAAGGAAAAACTAAATCATTTATCACATAGAGCTAAAGGTTCTGCTAAAGATATTTTACATTATAACGATGAGGAATATAGACTAAAACCAAATGATGAAATATTACAATTAATACAAAAGCTAAGAGATGAAGCTCACCGTTTTGCTATAAGTAATCATAAAAAACATAAAAGAAAAGAAGATATAAAATCTTCAAAATTAGAAAAATTAGGCATATCAAAGGCTAACATTCTAAAACTTTTAAATTATTATGGAAATTATGAAAAAATTTATGAAGCAAGTTATGAAGAATTGTTAAAAATTACCAATAAAAATATAGCAAATAAAATAAAGCAAAATATTTAA